Proteins encoded in a region of the Elizabethkingia bruuniana genome:
- a CDS encoding MlaE family ABC transporter permease, producing the protein MLKLFGAIGEYFMLLGKTFQKPQKMKVFMKLLMREIYDLGVNSFGLVLFTSIFVGAVVAIQMYNNFSASSFPIPNSFIGYATKVVLILEFSPTIISVILAGKVGSYIASSIGTMRVTEQIDALDIMGVNSPNFLILPKIIASVLFNPLLIAISIVFGIVGGYWAGELTGNWTQADYITGIQMYMPAYFIWYAFFKTAVFAFLIATIPAYFGFFVKGGSLEVGRASTQAVVWTIVAVIIANLILTQLFLS; encoded by the coding sequence ATGTTAAAACTTTTTGGCGCAATTGGCGAATATTTTATGCTTCTGGGAAAGACCTTCCAGAAACCTCAGAAAATGAAGGTTTTTATGAAGCTACTGATGAGAGAAATTTACGACCTTGGAGTCAACTCCTTTGGTTTGGTACTTTTCACCTCTATATTTGTGGGGGCCGTCGTTGCCATACAGATGTATAATAACTTCAGTGCTTCCTCTTTCCCCATCCCGAACTCATTTATCGGGTATGCAACCAAAGTAGTTTTGATTCTGGAATTTTCACCAACTATTATCAGTGTAATTCTTGCCGGAAAGGTAGGTTCATATATTGCTTCCAGTATAGGAACCATGCGTGTAACGGAGCAGATTGATGCATTAGATATTATGGGGGTAAACTCACCCAATTTTCTGATTTTACCAAAGATTATTGCCAGTGTTTTATTCAACCCATTGCTTATTGCCATCAGTATTGTATTTGGTATTGTGGGAGGCTACTGGGCCGGAGAATTAACCGGAAACTGGACACAGGCAGATTATATCACCGGTATCCAGATGTATATGCCTGCCTATTTTATTTGGTATGCATTCTTCAAAACAGCTGTATTTGCTTTCCTTATCGCTACAATCCCTGCATATTTCGGGTTCTTTGTTAAAGGCGGATCTCTGGAAGTAGGGCGTGCCAGTACACAGGCTGTAGTATGGACTATTGTAGCTGTTATTATAGCTAACTTAATATTAACCCAATTATTCCTGAGCTAA
- a CDS encoding 7-carboxy-7-deazaguanine synthase QueE, with amino-acid sequence MNKEQDILLKEGKMLPVMEHFYTLQGEGAHTGKAAYFIRLGGCDVGCHWCDVKESWDPNLHPLMNAEEIAETAAKYCKTIVLTGGEPLMWNLEILTSKLKELGCTIHIETSGAYPMSGHLDWITLSPKKTGLPLEDIYKEASELKVIVFNNNDFKFAEEQSAKVSDNCKRYLQSEWSKRDEMYPKITDYILEHPEWQASVQTHKYLNIP; translated from the coding sequence ATGAATAAAGAACAAGATATTTTATTAAAAGAAGGTAAAATGCTCCCTGTAATGGAGCATTTTTACACTTTACAAGGAGAAGGTGCTCATACAGGAAAGGCTGCATATTTCATTCGTTTAGGCGGGTGCGATGTAGGCTGCCACTGGTGCGATGTAAAGGAAAGCTGGGATCCGAATCTACATCCGTTAATGAATGCAGAAGAAATTGCAGAAACCGCAGCAAAATACTGTAAAACTATTGTTTTAACAGGGGGGGAACCATTGATGTGGAATCTTGAAATTCTGACATCAAAATTAAAGGAATTGGGTTGTACAATCCATATTGAAACTTCAGGTGCCTATCCTATGAGCGGGCATCTGGACTGGATTACACTTTCCCCGAAAAAAACAGGCTTACCATTAGAAGATATTTACAAAGAAGCCAGCGAACTAAAGGTTATTGTTTTCAATAACAACGATTTCAAATTTGCAGAAGAGCAGTCCGCTAAGGTTTCTGACAACTGTAAACGTTATCTTCAGAGTGAATGGAGTAAGAGAGATGAAATGTACCCTAAGATTACGGATTATATATTAGAACATCCGGAATGGCAGGCTTCCGTACAGACTCATAAGTATCTGAACATTCCATAA
- a CDS encoding bifunctional 5,10-methylenetetrahydrofolate dehydrogenase/5,10-methenyltetrahydrofolate cyclohydrolase: MAQILDGLKVSKEVKQEIKEEVQKILSKKRRAPHLVAILVGNNGASKAYVNSKVKDCEEVGFSSSLVKFPATVPEAELLEKIDELNKSKHVDGFIVQLPLPKQIDQEKIIMAIDPRKDVDGFHPENFGKMALEMDTFLPATPFGILTLLERYNIETKGKDCVIIGRSRIVGRPMSILMGRKDFPGNSTVTLTHSYTKDIEEYTKKADIVITALGDPHFLKGEMIKEGAVIIDVGITRVDDDSEKGYHLAGDVDFESCEKKASWITPVPGGVGPMTRAMLMKNTLIAYKTSVYND; the protein is encoded by the coding sequence ATGGCACAAATCCTTGACGGGCTAAAAGTATCCAAAGAAGTAAAACAGGAAATAAAAGAAGAAGTTCAGAAAATTCTTTCCAAAAAAAGACGTGCTCCGCACTTAGTTGCAATTCTTGTAGGAAACAATGGTGCAAGTAAAGCATATGTAAACAGTAAAGTAAAAGACTGTGAAGAAGTAGGTTTCTCCTCTTCACTAGTTAAGTTTCCTGCAACTGTTCCTGAAGCCGAACTTCTGGAAAAAATAGATGAACTGAATAAATCGAAACATGTAGATGGTTTTATCGTTCAGCTACCTTTGCCTAAGCAGATTGATCAGGAAAAGATCATTATGGCAATTGATCCAAGAAAAGATGTGGATGGTTTCCACCCTGAAAACTTCGGAAAAATGGCATTAGAAATGGATACATTCCTTCCGGCAACGCCATTCGGGATTCTGACACTGTTAGAAAGATACAATATTGAAACAAAAGGTAAAGACTGTGTAATTATCGGAAGAAGCCGCATCGTAGGACGTCCGATGAGTATCCTTATGGGACGTAAAGATTTCCCTGGAAACTCTACTGTAACCCTTACACACTCTTATACTAAAGATATAGAAGAATACACAAAAAAGGCTGATATCGTAATTACCGCTCTTGGAGACCCACATTTCCTGAAAGGAGAAATGATTAAAGAAGGTGCAGTGATTATCGATGTAGGTATTACAAGAGTAGATGATGACTCAGAAAAAGGTTATCACCTGGCAGGAGACGTAGATTTTGAAAGCTGTGAGAAAAAAGCAAGCTGGATTACTCCGGTTCCGGGAGGTGTTGGTCCGATGACCAGAGCTATGCTGATGAAAAATACCCTGATTGCCTACAAAACATCAGTGTATAATGATTAA
- the pgi gene encoding glucose-6-phosphate isomerase, producing the protein MSLNTINPTETKAWAQLKEHFAETDFDLKQLFTEDKSRFSEFSIQKENLLFDFSKNLVDKKAFQLLLALAEECQLEDAIEKMFTGDLINQTENRAVLHTALRNFGEEKIIVNGKSIDEDVQRVLNQMKVFSEKIISGEHKGFSGKEITDVVNIGIGGSDLGPVMVCSALKHYKTRLNTHFVSNVDGNHIAEVVKNLNPETTLFIIASKTFTTQETMTNALSAKEWFLKAGKEEDVAKHFVALSTNVEAVKKFGIAEENIFEFWDWVGGRYSLWSAIGLSIVLAVGYDNFEKLLRGAQDTDKHFRNTEFKNNIPVLMGVLGVWYRNFFDASSYAILPYSQYLDRFAAYLQQGDMESNGKSVDRNGEFVDYETGPIIWGEPGTNGQHAFYQLIHQGTELIPADFIAYAKANNNLSDHQDKLMSNFFAQTEALAFGKTKEEVITELKASGKNEEEIAFLTNFKTFTGNTPTNSFIFEELTPFTLGQLIAFYEHKIFVQGVIWNIFSFDQWGVELGKALANKILPELENTAEITSHDSSTNGLINFYKKHK; encoded by the coding sequence ATGTCTTTAAACACAATCAATCCTACTGAAACCAAAGCCTGGGCACAACTAAAAGAACATTTCGCAGAAACAGATTTCGATCTGAAGCAGCTTTTCACAGAAGATAAAAGCAGATTTTCGGAATTTTCTATCCAGAAGGAAAACCTTTTGTTCGATTTTTCAAAAAACCTTGTAGATAAAAAAGCTTTTCAGCTTCTTTTAGCGCTGGCAGAAGAGTGTCAGTTGGAGGATGCTATTGAAAAAATGTTTACCGGAGACCTGATTAACCAGACTGAAAACAGAGCTGTACTTCATACTGCCCTGAGGAATTTCGGAGAAGAGAAGATTATAGTTAATGGTAAAAGCATCGATGAAGATGTTCAAAGAGTACTGAACCAAATGAAAGTTTTTTCTGAAAAAATTATTTCAGGAGAACACAAAGGCTTTTCAGGAAAAGAAATCACAGATGTTGTAAACATCGGGATCGGAGGTTCTGACCTTGGCCCTGTAATGGTTTGCAGCGCACTGAAGCATTATAAAACAAGATTAAATACACACTTTGTATCCAATGTAGATGGTAACCATATTGCTGAAGTTGTCAAAAATCTGAATCCGGAAACAACCTTGTTTATCATTGCTTCCAAAACATTCACAACTCAGGAAACAATGACCAATGCACTTTCCGCAAAAGAATGGTTCCTGAAAGCAGGAAAAGAAGAAGATGTTGCAAAACATTTCGTTGCTCTTTCCACAAACGTTGAAGCTGTAAAGAAATTCGGGATTGCAGAAGAAAATATCTTCGAATTCTGGGACTGGGTTGGCGGAAGATACTCGCTTTGGAGTGCAATTGGATTAAGTATTGTACTGGCTGTAGGATACGACAACTTCGAAAAATTACTTCGCGGGGCGCAGGACACAGATAAACATTTTAGAAATACAGAATTCAAAAATAATATTCCTGTCTTAATGGGGGTATTAGGTGTTTGGTACCGCAACTTCTTCGATGCAAGTTCATATGCTATATTACCATACAGCCAGTATCTTGACAGATTTGCAGCATACCTGCAGCAAGGAGATATGGAAAGTAATGGTAAATCTGTTGACCGAAATGGTGAATTCGTAGATTACGAAACAGGACCTATCATCTGGGGAGAGCCGGGAACAAACGGCCAGCATGCTTTCTACCAATTGATTCACCAAGGAACAGAGCTTATCCCTGCTGACTTTATTGCATATGCAAAAGCAAACAATAACCTCAGTGATCACCAAGACAAATTAATGTCCAACTTCTTTGCCCAGACAGAAGCTTTAGCTTTTGGTAAGACAAAAGAAGAAGTAATTACAGAGCTAAAAGCATCCGGAAAAAATGAAGAAGAAATTGCCTTTTTAACCAATTTCAAAACATTTACAGGTAATACACCTACCAACTCCTTCATTTTTGAAGAATTAACGCCATTTACTCTGGGACAGCTTATTGCTTTTTACGAGCACAAAATTTTTGTACAGGGTGTGATCTGGAATATTTTCAGCTTCGACCAATGGGGTGTAGAACTAGGCAAAGCTTTAGCAAACAAAATCCTTCCGGAACTGGAGAATACTGCAGAAATTACATCACATGACAGTTCCACCAACGGACTGATTAATTTCTACAAAAAGCATAAATAA
- a CDS encoding DUF4349 domain-containing protein encodes MKNNTLNLALASILILSVFSCKKQESASMSDANYESAKAVSAEASASTTDSISSAASTQVKGKEFVKTASVNMEVKDVYDATIKIENQLKQIGGYVINSELKNNLLSEETYNESDDKAVMVKKSTMQNDMIVKVPTMQLVDFLQQINSQNLFLNSRIINAEDVTANIKMAQLEQQRMKKKEGNIDKLKPTSTTVEQGDDNERDHNQNIIDSYNLKDNIAYSTVNLSIKEPNVRVAEIAVTNTKSIDAKYKTNFFYEAKLSIINGFYLIQQFFILLLNLWPFAIIIAGIIWFVRAKGVKRPKSPKPTVND; translated from the coding sequence ATGAAAAATAATACATTAAATCTAGCCCTTGCATCCATACTTATTCTTAGCGTTTTTTCTTGCAAAAAACAGGAATCAGCCTCTATGTCTGATGCAAATTATGAATCCGCAAAAGCAGTTTCAGCAGAAGCCTCAGCGTCTACAACGGACAGCATATCTTCAGCAGCCTCTACACAGGTTAAAGGCAAAGAATTTGTAAAAACAGCATCCGTAAATATGGAAGTTAAAGACGTCTATGATGCAACGATCAAAATAGAAAATCAGCTAAAACAAATAGGTGGTTATGTCATTAACAGTGAACTGAAAAACAACTTGCTATCAGAAGAAACTTATAATGAGAGTGATGATAAAGCTGTTATGGTAAAAAAATCAACTATGCAGAATGATATGATTGTAAAAGTACCCACCATGCAGCTGGTAGATTTTCTTCAACAGATTAACAGCCAGAATCTGTTTTTAAATTCCAGAATTATCAATGCCGAGGATGTAACAGCAAACATTAAAATGGCACAGCTGGAACAGCAAAGAATGAAGAAAAAAGAAGGCAATATCGATAAGCTTAAACCTACATCCACAACCGTAGAGCAAGGAGATGACAACGAAAGAGATCACAATCAGAATATTATAGATTCTTACAACCTGAAAGATAACATTGCTTACAGCACTGTGAATCTGAGCATAAAAGAGCCCAATGTACGTGTAGCAGAAATAGCTGTAACCAATACCAAATCAATTGATGCAAAATATAAAACCAACTTCTTTTACGAGGCTAAATTATCTATCATCAATGGCTTCTATCTTATTCAACAATTTTTTATCCTTCTGCTAAATTTATGGCCATTTGCGATTATTATTGCCGGAATTATATGGTTTGTTCGCGCTAAAGGCGTGAAACGGCCAAAATCTCCAAAACCAACTGTAAATGACTAA
- a CDS encoding DoxX family membrane protein has translation MKIVKFIIFLLFGLMFIQAGLDKFFHFMPTPQLTEEQKKIFGAIMEIGWLLPLVAVVEITGGLLVIFPKTRALGAIIILPVMVGIVLHNLKDTTGLPIAAPLALINLWMLIDNSSKYKNLIS, from the coding sequence ATGAAAATCGTAAAATTCATCATTTTCCTATTGTTTGGGCTAATGTTTATTCAGGCCGGATTGGATAAGTTTTTTCACTTTATGCCAACTCCCCAGTTAACCGAAGAGCAGAAAAAAATATTCGGGGCGATTATGGAAATTGGCTGGCTTCTTCCTTTGGTAGCCGTTGTTGAAATTACTGGCGGACTATTAGTTATATTCCCTAAAACAAGAGCTTTGGGAGCTATTATTATCCTTCCCGTTATGGTAGGCATTGTTCTGCACAACCTGAAAGACACTACTGGATTACCTATTGCAGCTCCTTTAGCATTAATCAATCTTTGGATGCTTATAGACAACAGCAGCAAATACAAAAATCTGATCAGCTAA
- a CDS encoding linear amide C-N hydrolase encodes MKINKLIPDLFLMLFLFQFKISLACTIFIASDKQKVLVGNNEDYNPALKNYLWVRPAVEKQNAYVLWGFEEQYPEGGMNDKGLFFDAAALPQKVELVKDSQKKDFEGYIVDKVLQECSTVNEVIELVSKYNLTWYEKTQVFVADKSGDYAIINANYIIRPNNNKYVLTNYNLNDPINKDFKCWRRKTAYQLLNSEPISVAQFSKILDSTSQLETDNATIYSQVCDLKNNTIYLYQRHNFTQVNKIDLISLLQKEKQEIEIKNLFPKKITNEIMSTYLQNGIHKTIEYVKKRKSDKSYLFSEKDLIQIGYQLIDSSKVSDAEKIFALNLKYFPNSESTLTALANSFLLSGNTKKANALYSKVRKINPNNYYVNIFGKNNGNITFRIKGFQGAETISLTGSFNNYDIKANPFTKVGNDWICSLKVPPGVYSYKLNIDNTYWVQDPSNQIHIKPKEWWDSRLIVQ; translated from the coding sequence ATGAAAATCAATAAATTAATCCCTGATTTATTTCTGATGCTATTTTTATTTCAATTCAAAATATCTTTAGCCTGTACAATTTTTATTGCATCCGACAAGCAAAAGGTTTTAGTTGGCAATAACGAGGATTACAACCCCGCACTAAAGAATTATCTCTGGGTGAGACCTGCTGTAGAGAAGCAAAATGCCTATGTATTATGGGGTTTTGAAGAACAATATCCGGAAGGAGGTATGAACGACAAAGGTTTGTTCTTTGATGCAGCAGCTTTACCCCAAAAAGTAGAACTTGTAAAAGATTCTCAAAAAAAAGACTTTGAAGGCTATATTGTTGATAAGGTGCTGCAGGAGTGCAGTACAGTAAATGAAGTAATTGAATTAGTCAGCAAATATAATCTGACCTGGTATGAAAAGACTCAGGTATTTGTTGCTGATAAATCAGGAGATTACGCAATTATTAATGCTAATTATATAATTCGTCCCAATAATAACAAATACGTCCTTACAAACTATAATCTAAACGACCCCATAAATAAAGATTTTAAGTGCTGGCGGAGAAAAACAGCTTATCAACTATTAAATTCTGAACCTATATCTGTAGCACAATTTTCCAAAATACTGGACAGTACTTCGCAATTAGAAACTGATAATGCAACTATTTATTCTCAGGTTTGCGATCTTAAGAATAATACAATTTACTTATATCAGAGACACAATTTTACACAGGTAAATAAAATTGATTTAATATCACTTTTACAAAAAGAAAAACAGGAAATTGAAATTAAAAATCTTTTCCCTAAAAAAATTACAAATGAAATTATGTCTACCTACTTACAAAATGGCATTCATAAGACTATTGAATATGTAAAAAAAAGAAAGTCTGATAAAAGTTATTTATTTTCTGAAAAAGATTTGATCCAAATCGGTTATCAGCTAATTGATAGCAGTAAGGTTTCCGATGCAGAAAAAATATTTGCCCTTAATCTGAAATATTTCCCAAATTCAGAAAGTACTCTTACAGCATTAGCAAATAGTTTTTTATTATCCGGTAACACAAAAAAAGCAAATGCATTGTATAGTAAAGTGCGTAAAATAAATCCCAATAACTATTATGTAAATATTTTTGGCAAAAACAATGGCAATATTACATTTAGAATTAAAGGGTTTCAGGGTGCTGAAACAATTTCGTTAACCGGATCTTTCAATAATTACGATATCAAAGCAAATCCCTTTACCAAAGTTGGAAATGACTGGATTTGCTCACTGAAAGTTCCTCCAGGAGTATACTCCTATAAATTAAACATCGACAACACTTATTGGGTACAAGATCCTTCAAACCAAATACACATAAAACCTAAGGAATGGTGGGACTCACGATTAATAGTTCAATAA
- the lon gene encoding endopeptidase La, protein MSDKEILEIEDFLEDGFNIIEEEIKDSIDKETEKNQKIFPLLAVRNIVLFPKVIMPITAGREKSIKLLQEAHKQGKLIAVVSQKNASEEEPTLSSLNTIGTLGKILKIINLPEGNITAIIKGVDRCKVKKMLTEEPYFTTEITRLKDTEVKKDKQEFAALIDNIKDISLRIIEIDPNIPNAANFAVKNITGEADLLNFICSNASFPTETKQQLLEIKDLYQRAAKCYELLSEDFQKIELKNQIHQKTSRDLDKQQREYFLNQQIRTIQEELGGGPEGDADELREKAQKKNWNEDVEQHFQKELGRLLRQNPNSPDYNVQRNYLDFFTDLPWATYSKDIFDLKKAQKVLDKAHFGLEDIKKRILEHMAVLKLKNDMKSPILCLAGPPGVGKTSLGKSIADALGRKYIRISLGGLHDESEIRGHRKTYIGAMAGRILQAIKKAGTSNPVIVLDEIDKIGTGVHGDPSSALLEVLDPEQNNSFYDNFLEYGYDLSKAMFIATANNLGAVQRPLLDRMEIIDISGYTLEEKIEIAKRHLISKQLKENGLTSDAIKLGNKEIAHIIEAHTSESGVRKLEKNIASVVRWVALQKAMEQEYDSKITVEKIDEILGVPRPKSLSETTNVPGVVTGLAWTSVGGDILFIESILSKGKGTTITMTGNLGNVMKESATIALEYIKAKYEELGMTEEQITDKNIHIHVPEGATPKDGPSAGIAMLTSMVSSFTNKKVKSNLAMTGEITLRGKVLPVGGIKEKLLAATRAGIKDVILCEANRKDVEEIKKEYLKNLNIHYVNKMKEVIEIAL, encoded by the coding sequence ATGAGCGACAAAGAAATATTAGAAATCGAAGATTTTTTAGAAGACGGTTTCAACATTATTGAAGAGGAAATAAAAGACAGTATAGACAAAGAAACTGAGAAAAACCAAAAGATCTTCCCATTACTTGCAGTTCGCAACATCGTTCTTTTCCCTAAAGTAATTATGCCTATTACAGCAGGAAGAGAAAAATCAATCAAACTACTGCAGGAAGCGCACAAACAGGGCAAACTTATCGCAGTAGTAAGCCAGAAAAATGCGTCAGAAGAAGAACCAACGCTATCTTCTCTTAATACAATCGGAACCCTTGGTAAGATCCTGAAGATCATTAACCTTCCTGAAGGAAACATCACAGCTATTATTAAAGGCGTAGACCGTTGTAAAGTAAAAAAGATGCTGACCGAGGAACCTTACTTTACCACCGAAATCACCAGATTAAAAGATACAGAAGTTAAAAAGGACAAACAGGAATTTGCTGCTTTAATAGATAACATCAAGGATATCTCTCTGCGCATTATCGAAATTGACCCTAATATCCCGAATGCAGCAAACTTTGCTGTAAAAAATATTACCGGAGAAGCAGATTTGCTCAATTTTATATGCTCTAACGCAAGTTTTCCAACCGAAACAAAGCAGCAGCTATTAGAAATTAAAGATCTATATCAGCGTGCAGCCAAATGCTATGAGCTGTTATCTGAGGATTTCCAGAAAATAGAATTAAAGAATCAGATCCACCAGAAAACCAGTCGTGATCTGGATAAACAACAACGAGAATATTTTCTTAACCAACAGATCCGAACTATTCAGGAAGAATTGGGAGGCGGGCCAGAAGGTGATGCCGATGAACTTCGTGAGAAAGCCCAAAAGAAAAACTGGAATGAGGATGTTGAACAGCATTTCCAGAAAGAATTAGGAAGACTATTAAGACAAAACCCTAATTCGCCAGATTACAACGTTCAGCGTAATTATCTGGACTTCTTCACAGATTTGCCATGGGCAACCTATTCTAAAGATATTTTTGATCTGAAGAAGGCACAAAAAGTTCTGGACAAAGCCCATTTTGGATTGGAGGACATTAAAAAAAGAATACTGGAACACATGGCTGTTCTGAAGCTGAAAAATGACATGAAATCGCCTATTTTATGTCTTGCAGGCCCTCCGGGAGTAGGTAAAACGTCTTTAGGAAAATCCATTGCTGATGCTTTGGGAAGAAAGTATATCCGTATCTCTTTGGGAGGACTTCATGATGAAAGCGAAATCCGAGGCCACCGCAAAACATATATTGGTGCTATGGCCGGAAGAATCCTTCAGGCAATAAAAAAAGCCGGAACATCTAACCCTGTTATTGTTTTAGACGAGATAGATAAGATTGGTACTGGTGTACACGGTGATCCATCCTCAGCTCTTTTGGAAGTTTTAGACCCGGAACAGAACAATTCTTTCTACGACAACTTCTTAGAATATGGCTATGATCTGTCCAAAGCCATGTTTATTGCTACAGCCAATAACCTTGGTGCTGTACAGCGTCCATTATTAGATAGAATGGAGATTATTGACATTTCCGGATATACACTGGAAGAAAAAATCGAAATCGCCAAAAGACACCTTATCAGTAAGCAGCTAAAAGAAAACGGATTAACATCCGACGCTATAAAACTAGGAAATAAAGAAATCGCCCATATCATTGAGGCTCATACCTCGGAAAGCGGTGTAAGAAAACTGGAGAAAAACATTGCTTCTGTTGTACGCTGGGTTGCTTTACAAAAAGCAATGGAGCAGGAATATGATTCAAAAATCACTGTAGAAAAGATTGATGAAATCCTTGGAGTACCTCGCCCTAAAAGCCTTTCTGAGACGACAAATGTACCGGGAGTTGTTACCGGACTTGCATGGACAAGTGTAGGTGGTGACATTCTGTTTATTGAAAGTATATTATCTAAAGGTAAAGGCACAACCATAACAATGACCGGAAACCTGGGTAATGTTATGAAAGAGTCTGCTACTATTGCTTTAGAATATATTAAAGCTAAGTATGAAGAATTGGGTATGACTGAAGAGCAAATAACAGATAAAAACATCCACATTCACGTACCCGAAGGGGCAACCCCTAAAGACGGCCCTTCTGCAGGTATTGCCATGTTAACTTCTATGGTTTCCAGCTTTACCAACAAAAAAGTGAAGTCTAATCTGGCTATGACCGGAGAGATTACACTTCGTGGAAAAGTTCTCCCCGTAGGCGGAATTAAAGAAAAATTGCTAGCTGCAACACGTGCCGGCATCAAAGATGTTATTTTGTGCGAGGCCAATCGTAAAGATGTTGAAGAAATAAAGAAAGAATATCTTAAAAATCTAAACATTCATTATGTAAATAAAATGAAAGAAGTAATAGAAATAGCTCTTTAG